The Nitrososphaera sp. genomic interval TGAACTCACGCAAAAGTCATGAGTCATCGCCGCCCGCGTTCCAGTGCGTCAAAGGATGCTCCGACTGCTGCATAGAGCGCGAGTACTTTCCGACCGAGCAGTTTGGAAGGATTGGCGTTCTCTTGCTCCCCAATGAAAAGACCGCCATTGAGGCGGAGGCAGAAAGACTCGGAATGACAGTCAGGATTATTCCGAGGCTCGCCGTTATCCCAGGCCGGGCAGGTTCCGGCGAACCGGAGATTCTTGCTTTTCAAATGATGGGCGAAAGAGGCGACGGGAGGCTCTGCCCCTTCCTCGACACGGCCAGCGCCGAGCGCTCACCTCACGGCGGCTACAAGTGCAGGATTTACAAGGACCGCCCGCTTGCGTGCAGGGCGTACCCGCTCCTCTCGATTGGACAAAAGGGAACCATTGAAACGGCAGAGCTCGACGAGCATTGCGCGTTCTGCAAACAAAGCGGTACGAGCAGGGCCAACCTCGCAGGACTAGAGCGCGAGCGAGAGTCGCTTGCCATTATCCAATCCACCGTTACTGCCAAAGAAAACGACACGATTTTGAGGTACGCCACCGCAACAGGCGACGAAGGCGTTTCAATGCTACCCGAAGGCTGGGTCGTCGAGTAGGTGCTTTGTTCCATCGCGTCACTTGCGAGTCCTTAGCGCGTGGCCTTGCTGTACAGGACTTTATCCTGCCGCTTTACCTTATAGATCCTGCTGGCGGGAATCGTTGAAAAGTTTTCAGAAAGCTCGATAAACTCGGCAAGCGGGATTTCAAGCAGGCTCTCAAAATTACGATATGTTACGGTGTAGAGCGACGGATCGTCTGCATGCATGGCCCGGCTCAGTACCTCCTCAAGTACGCCCTTTCTGCCCATCGGATCAGTGGTCTGGATTTCTTGTTATATATCATGAGGAGCAATCTCTAGACAAATAGAGATGGCTTCCAAATCAGGCTCTACCCGTACGCGCAAGAGCCGCGCGGCAAAGAAATCGAGAGTTAGCCGGAGGAAGAGTTCGCCTGCCAGATCGACGAGGCGCACAAGCCCAAAGCTGTCGGCGGCGACAAAGAAAAGAATAGACAGCCTCCCGGAGCACGCCAAGCATATTTACGAAAAGGCGCATGCGAGCGCCCTGCGGGAG includes:
- a CDS encoding ChaB family protein, with protein sequence MASKSGSTRTRKSRAAKKSRVSRRKSSPARSTRRTSPKLSAATKKRIDSLPEHAKHIYEKAHASALREYKNPSKRRGGKSQSSEQVAHKVAWAAVKNEYQKKGDEWVKR
- a CDS encoding DUF504 domain-containing protein — its product is MGRKGVLEEVLSRAMHADDPSLYTVTYRNFESLLEIPLAEFIELSENFSTIPASRIYKVKRQDKVLYSKATR
- a CDS encoding YkgJ family cysteine cluster protein — its product is MNSRKSHESSPPAFQCVKGCSDCCIEREYFPTEQFGRIGVLLLPNEKTAIEAEAERLGMTVRIIPRLAVIPGRAGSGEPEILAFQMMGERGDGRLCPFLDTASAERSPHGGYKCRIYKDRPLACRAYPLLSIGQKGTIETAELDEHCAFCKQSGTSRANLAGLERERESLAIIQSTVTAKENDTILRYATATGDEGVSMLPEGWVVE